Within Gemmatimonadales bacterium, the genomic segment GGTACGCCATGCCGTTCATCGCGGGCGAGTCGCTGCGCGATCGGTTGGGACGCGAGAAGCAGCTGCCGGTGGATGAAGCGGTACGGATCGGTGGCGAAGTGGCTCAGGCGCTCACCTGCGCTCATGGGCAGGGGGTTGTCCATCGAGACATCAAGCCCGAGAATATCCTGCTCTCGGACGGGCACGCCATCGTGGCCGACTTCGGCATTGCTCGAGCGGTCGATGCCACGGTCAGCAGCAGGCTGACCGAGACCGGCCTTGCGCTCGGCACCCCGGTGTACATGAGCCCGGAGCAGGCGGCGGGCGAG encodes:
- a CDS encoding serine/threonine-protein kinase yields the protein MPDPPSRLITALADRYHIEREVGHGGMATVYLARDLKHDRLVAIKVLRAELAHVLGPERFLREIEIAARLQHPLILPVFDSGAEASPGDESGRCLWYAMPFIAGESLRDRLGREKQLPVDEAVRIGGEVAQALTCAHGQGVVHRDIKPENILLSDGHAIVADFGIARAVDATVSSRLTETGLALGTPVYMSPEQAAGE